A segment of the Chlorogloeopsis sp. ULAP01 genome:
TTCAAACAGCACTTTCAATTTAGAAAACCAAAAATCTCACTCAAGCTCTGATGTAAAACAAAGTTATAGTTTTGAGGAAAATGACAGCTTTGATATAGAGGCATTTGAATCTGCCTTTGGATCGGAGACGTTTGCAGATAGTGAAGACACAAGCAGCCTTTTAAATGGCAAATCTTCTCAGGGAAGCAATATAGAGTTTTTAGATGACTTTGATGACTTTGACGATCTAGGGAATATTCAAGCAGAGTTTGACTTTGTTGCAGACTCTAATTTGGGTGACTCTCAACTGCATTCTGGAGCGATCGCCCTAGATAGCAAAAATCACAGCAGAGCATTTGAAAACAACAAAAGTAGTCAAAAAAATCAGGCTGCTGGCAGCAACACAGACAAGGATCGCGATGATGAGCTATTTAGTATCACCGGTTCGCAAGAAGCAGTGCCAATTTTTACTCAAGGTAGTGCTGCTAATATTGAACCACAAGTCGGTGTTGAGCAAGGTTTATTAGCTCCCTTTGAAAATGCTCCACTCACAACTAAGCAATGGATAATTGGTAGTACTGCGGGTATTGTTTCGGCAGTGGTTGTAGCTGCGGTTAGCTTCACCGCTACGACAATGTCCCCTGCCCAACAACGGGCATCACTGCGAAATACAGGTTGGGCAATGGCATTAGCAGCAGGAATGGCCAGTTTTGCAACCGCAGGTGTGATGGGTAATCTCAGCATTAGGCAATTGCGCCGCACCACCAAAGATTTACAAGCCCAATTTGATGCAGTACGGCAAGGAAATCTTAATGTCAAAGCCACCGTTTATTCTCAAGATGAATTAGGGCAATTAGCGGCAGGCTTCAATGAAATGACTCGTGTAATTTTCACGACTACACATGAAGCTACACGCAAAGCTCAAGAACAGGAAGAAGCTAAAGAAAACTTGCAACGCCAAGTAATTCGCTTGCTGGATGATGTCGAAGGAGCGGCTAGAGGAGATTTGACTGTACAAGCCGAAGTGACTGCTGACGTATTGGGAGCAGTTGCCGATGCTTTTAACCTGACTATTCAAAACTTGCGCGATATTGTGCAGCAGGTAAAAGTAGCAGCACGGGAAGTTACTAAAGGGGCTACCAACTCCGAGACATTTGCGAGGGCATTATCTAGTGATGCCTTACGGCAGGCAGAAGAGTTGGCAGTTACCTTAAATTCCGTACAGGTAATGACTGATTCTATTCAGAGGGTGGCAGAAGCAGCACGGGAAGCGGAAGCTGTCGCCCGCGATGCCAGCAGTATCGCTCTTAAAGGTGGGGAAGCAGTGGAAAATACCGTGGCAGGTATTTTAGAAATTCGGGAAACTGTAGCTGAGACTACTCGCAAAGTCAAGCGCTTGGCAGAATCTTCTCAAGAAATTTCTAAAATTGTGGCGTTGATTTCCCAAATTGCCTCCAGAACCAACTTGTTAGCACTCAATGCCAGTATTGAGGCGGCAAGGGCAGGAGAAGCCGGCAGGGGCTTTGCAATTGTGGCGGATGAAGTACGCCAGTTAGCGGACAGATCGGCTAAATCACTCAAAGAAATAGAAGAAATTGTCCGCCAAATACAGAGCGAAACCAGCTCGGTAATGACAGCAATGGAGGAAGGCACACAACAGGTAATCCAAGGAACCATCTTGGCAGAAGAAGCCAAGCGATCGCTCGAAAACATCATTCAAGTAGCGAATCGTATCGATATTCTCGTGCGCTCTATCACTACCGACACAGTTGAGCAAACAGAAACCTCCCGTGCTGTAGCTCAGGTAATGCAATCAGTCGAACTAACAGCCCAAGAAACTTCCCAAGAAGCACAAAGGGTTTCTGGTGCTTTGCAAAACTTGGTGGGTGTTTCCCGTGACTTAATCTCCTCTGTAGAACGTTTCCGAGTGGAAGCCTCCGAAACTAGGTAAAGAATGAAGTATGAAATTATGAAGTATGAAGTTTCGTTCATTCTTCATTACTCATTCTTCATCTTGCTTCTTAATCCTCCATCCTTTATCCTTCATCTTGTCCTATGCTGCCAGAACAACAACAGCGTATTCTAGGTTACTTTATTGAGGAAGCTAAAGAGCACCTGAATACAATTGAGCAGGGATTGCTAAACCTTCAAAGTACCATCAAAGACCCAGAAATGCTCAACGAAATCTTCAGAGCCGCTCACTCAATTAAAGGAGGAGCTGCGATGCTGGGTTTAAGTAGTATTCAGTTAACTGCTCACCGTTTGGAAGACTGTTTTAAAGTTTTAAAAGAGAATTCAGTTCAAGTAGATCAAAAACTTGAATCTTTGTTTCTTGATGTGTCTGATGCTCTCAAAGCACTGCTAGAAAATTTACAAGGGCCGTTTGGTTTAACAGAAGATACTGCTAATCAAATTATCTCAAAAGTAGAACCAACTTTTGGCTGGTTGAACCAACATTTAAATTTTCTTGTACAACAAGAAAGCGGTGGAGAAAATTCTAGAGATAGTGATTGCTGGCAAAATCACCAAAACCTGGTGATGCAAACTTTGCGCGAGATGTTGCAGTTATTTAAACAAGACTCTACGCCAGAAACACGAAAAAGTCTTCAGAATTGTTGCAATAAATTAGCTGAACTAGGTACACAATTTAGTTGCCAAAATTGGTCTAATTTGTGTGATGCGGCAGGAATGGCGATCGCTAATCAAGAAAATACTTTTCTGACTTTAGCAAAAATCATTATTACAGATATTAAAAAAGCGCTAGAACTTGCTTTAGCAGCAAAGGAACACGAAATTACTATTAGTCAGCAATTAGAAGTATTAATTCCTCAAATAGTTGAATCTTTAGATAATGCCACTAATATTGGAAATGATAAGTCTGAACTGGAATTAACACTATCTTCACAAACACCAGAAGAATTGTTGTCTCCAAATCCTTTTGAGATAGTTAGCGCTGACGAATTCATTATTTCAAACACCGATGATTTCAGCGAGTTTACTGCCGAATCTGAATTAATAGACTATGAATCAGACGACAGTATTACTAGTCTATCTGAACTATCTGACCAAATTATCAATAATACCGATGGTAATATAGACAATTTTGATGAATTTAATGCTGAACCACAGCTAATAGATTTTGACTTACAGGACTCTAGTACTAACTTACCTGAACTATCATATCAATTTAATAATGATGATGAAGACGAAGCTTCAATATATAGTAGCTTTGATACTAATGCTCATGGGCCAGAGGTAGGAGTTGCTGAACTGAGTACCCTTGCTCAATTATTTGAAAGAGAAACTCCTGATTTCAATGACAATTGGGATATAGAAGAGGAAATTATCGAACCTGATCCCGTTAGTAACGAAGTTGAACTTAAAATTGATGATAGTGAAACAGAAGATATTAGTAACGATTTTGCAGAATTATTATCTGTAGAGGGAGAAAAAAGTCTTAAAGATAATCAGAACATAAATACTAAAGAAGATTTAACTTTGGTACAGTTATTTGGTGATGATTTTTTAGAAGAAGAAAGTGTAAATCAACAAAATAAAATTACTAATGAAATTCTCCAAAGCAGTAACTTACAATCTACAAAAGAATTAAATTCGTTAGAAATAGATATAGAAGATAATTTTGATGAATTGTTTTCATTAAAAGATAATCAGAATTCTATAGAAGAAAGTAATTCTGAAAATACGCCACAAACACAAATAAATTGGAATTTAGACAATCTGTTTAACCAAGCAGAAGAAAATAGTAGCTTAAATGTAAAAATTGATGAATCTGAGTTTGGGGATTTCTTTGATACAGTTTCTGCAACATCTTCCTTGTTTTCTCCTGTTGAAGAGGATCTGAATATATGGATACCAGAAGACACGGGTAAACAACAGCCGCAATTGCAGGAACCCCTTGAGCAAGATACAGCTAAAGCTTTAGAAGAGCTTTTGTTTGCAGCGACGAGTGCTAATGATATGTTTGGCGATCGCCAACAGTCTGCACCTGCATCAGAGCCAGTTCTGGGAGATTTGGACATAGATTTATCCCAGGAACAACACTCAAATCTAACGCTTTCAGTTGATGGTGGTGCTGATAATTTATTTGAAGAGTTGGTAATCAATGACTCAATTACTGCGCTACCTGGAAGCGATCGCGAATTTGCTGACACACGAATTCAGATTATTTCACAACAACCAGAAGCTCTGGAATTGTCTCCTGCATTTACTGACTTATCTACAGAAATTTCACAGGTTGATTTATCACAGCCACCAGTTGGGCAAGAACCTAGTTGGTTAGATGCCATAGAAGAGGATAATAACGAGAGTCTGGAAATTTTATTTGAAGATTCACCAGCACCTAATTTTCATGATTTACAGGCTGATAATACAGATTTTTCCATTGCCACACCACAACAGCAGTGGACTGACGATAAATT
Coding sequences within it:
- a CDS encoding methyl-accepting chemotaxis protein encodes the protein MAASVDDYAQTYQQALTAYAQQNYEEAATLIDEVVQNLPHDPNTHLLRGHIYYVLQQYGIAKAEYQEVLKLTEDPEIVNFAKNGLEHIAHYQQGLEADFEVNDHSEANFPNLSDFGEDGQQELEDLAAIGDSSDQNFDFSAFEQQEVLEGPQEDSLDSNPFDIAVDISLFDTTLESSENSDENPFAFSSEEAEDSQINIWNKQTELKFPAFLEEDISVESEKEAEEPNNLFIDSTDSVSEDSEFHQEKNRDSLPFLPDDSFATPELENQVNLPEQTVPKPVEPHSNFLLNRFEDETLLVQEAGTSGDLSGINSLGYTSKEKLSSTNSNSTFNLENQKSHSSSDVKQSYSFEENDSFDIEAFESAFGSETFADSEDTSSLLNGKSSQGSNIEFLDDFDDFDDLGNIQAEFDFVADSNLGDSQLHSGAIALDSKNHSRAFENNKSSQKNQAAGSNTDKDRDDELFSITGSQEAVPIFTQGSAANIEPQVGVEQGLLAPFENAPLTTKQWIIGSTAGIVSAVVVAAVSFTATTMSPAQQRASLRNTGWAMALAAGMASFATAGVMGNLSIRQLRRTTKDLQAQFDAVRQGNLNVKATVYSQDELGQLAAGFNEMTRVIFTTTHEATRKAQEQEEAKENLQRQVIRLLDDVEGAARGDLTVQAEVTADVLGAVADAFNLTIQNLRDIVQQVKVAAREVTKGATNSETFARALSSDALRQAEELAVTLNSVQVMTDSIQRVAEAAREAEAVARDASSIALKGGEAVENTVAGILEIRETVAETTRKVKRLAESSQEISKIVALISQIASRTNLLALNASIEAARAGEAGRGFAIVADEVRQLADRSAKSLKEIEEIVRQIQSETSSVMTAMEEGTQQVIQGTILAEEAKRSLENIIQVANRIDILVRSITTDTVEQTETSRAVAQVMQSVELTAQETSQEAQRVSGALQNLVGVSRDLISSVERFRVEASETR